The following are from one region of the Salvia hispanica cultivar TCC Black 2014 chromosome 1, UniMelb_Shisp_WGS_1.0, whole genome shotgun sequence genome:
- the LOC125195127 gene encoding uncharacterized protein LOC125195127, which produces MDPTQATRSSQPAVYDAVLLAELTQKLGSVEKAKEVYALFSTSLMASAAAVPSPTIPADSAAQPAVPQEERPQDSTRVPDSGSQQAETASLEADKEEATNELPADGGQNDGETEVETERQVVEGETPVREEIVEGETPVLVEVVEGETPVRELMDEGETPMEAGDETPKDFRGATPEPMEEEVTPSDVRGETPVYIEGATPMVDDVGETPGKLVEETDLYTTGVPEPVEEGLNLIVDLVDDQEEEAPRVDERAERRRARRSQLDEVEDLVYSEKEEFSCPRDGSGSSRGESPGQGKGEKRKSSCDRVNTVEESSLRQGG; this is translated from the exons ATGGATCCAACTCAGGCCACCAGAAGTTCGCAGCCGGCGGTGTACGACGCGGTTCTGTTGGCAGAATTGACGCAAAAATTAGGAAGCGTCGAGAAGGCAAAAGAAGTTTACGCTCTGTTCTCCACCAGTCTGATGGCGTCCGCGGCGGCCGTACCATCACCGACGATCCCAGCGGATTCGGCGGCGCAACCTGCAGTTCCCCAAGAAGAAAGGCCTCAAGATTCAACCAGGGTACCGGACTCTGGATCTCAACAAGCGGAAACCGCTTCACTGGAGGCGGATAAAGAAGAGGCGACGAATGAACTGCCGGCTGATGGTGGGCAGAACGACGGCGAAACGGAGGTGGAGACCGAAAGACAAG ttgttgagggggaaacccctgttcgAGAAGAGATtgtggagggggaaacccctgttttgGTAGAAGttgttgagggggaaacccctgttcgAGAGTTGATGgatgagggggaaacccctatggaGGCTGGGGATGAAACCCCAAAGGATTTTAGGGGTGCGACCCCTGAACCCATGGAGGAGGAGGTGACCCCAAGTGATGTCaggggggaaacccctgtttaTATTGAGGGGGCGACCCCGATGGTGGATGATGTGGGGGAAACCCCGGGAAAACTTGTGGAAGAGACAGATCTATACACTACTGGAGTACCGGAGCCCGTTGAGGAAGGGCTAAATCTGATTGTGGACCTGGTGGACGACCAGGAAGAAGAGGCACCCCGGGTGGACGAAAGAGCAGAGAGGAGAAGGGCCAGGCGGAGTCAGCTTGACGAAGTAGAAGACTTGGTCTATTCCGAGAAGGAGGAGTTCTCCTGCCCGAGGGACGGAAGCGGAAGTAGCAGAGGAGAGTCGCCTGGTCAAGGAAAGGGCGAGAAAAGGAAAAGCAGCTGCGACCGGGTCAACACGGTCGaggaaagctccctccgtcaaggaggttga